A single genomic interval of Microbulbifer variabilis harbors:
- a CDS encoding Na+/H+ antiporter subunit E, with protein MRVFLLNLILAISWSALTGNATLTNFCFGYFVGYLALRVSPKIPEGTKYFQRLPRLIRLGSFFLQELVLSSLRAVLEVFSPKLQSRPQVVRLPLEITDQTQIFILANLISLTPGTVVLEITPDNSEFLVHTMFVDDPDIFREEIHLGFEKRVREAFS; from the coding sequence ATGCGCGTATTTTTACTCAATTTAATATTGGCCATTAGCTGGTCGGCCCTTACCGGTAATGCGACACTGACAAACTTTTGTTTTGGTTATTTTGTCGGTTATCTGGCATTGCGAGTTTCGCCCAAGATCCCTGAGGGAACCAAGTATTTCCAGCGTCTACCTCGTCTAATCCGCCTAGGCAGTTTTTTCCTACAAGAACTTGTACTTTCAAGTTTACGTGCAGTCTTGGAGGTGTTCTCACCAAAATTACAAAGCCGTCCACAGGTAGTGCGGCTACCTCTAGAAATAACCGATCAAACCCAGATTTTTATACTGGCGAATTTAATATCACTCACACCGGGAACGGTAGTTCTGGAAATCACTCCGGATAACTCTGAATTTTTAGTACACACTATGTTCGTTGATGACCCAGATATTTTTCGTGAGGAAATTCATCTGGGATTTGAGAAACGCGTGCGGGAGGCGTTTTCCTGA
- a CDS encoding cation:proton antiporter produces MHSTIVDINAPLIVAAINVSSLILLLALAMCFMRIFLGPTLADRVVALDVLNILAVAYCALLAIASGEPAYLSAAIALALVAFLVSVAFARFIEKSGKKTVLQEGGGSGIR; encoded by the coding sequence ATGCACAGTACTATCGTTGATATCAACGCGCCGCTAATCGTAGCGGCCATTAATGTCTCATCACTCATTTTATTACTGGCTCTGGCCATGTGTTTTATGCGAATTTTTCTTGGTCCAACACTGGCAGACCGGGTTGTAGCCCTCGATGTGCTGAATATTCTTGCAGTGGCCTATTGCGCTCTGTTAGCGATTGCCTCGGGAGAGCCAGCCTATCTGAGTGCGGCCATTGCCCTGGCACTGGTAGCCTTCCTGGTGAGTGTCGCCTTCGCCCGCTTTATCGAGAAAAGCGGAAAAAAGACCGTATTACAAGAGGGAGGTGGCAGTGGTATTCGATGA
- the mnhG gene encoding monovalent cation/H(+) antiporter subunit G has translation MVFDEVFIATLLLVGSLFGFSAALGLLRMPDFYTRMSTSGKAATLCCGLLLGGVAAMFHDTQVTARAVAALLFLLFTVPIGVHMIARAAYRVGTPMWRGRTASPRFKNPKRDLK, from the coding sequence GTGGTATTCGATGAGGTTTTTATTGCTACCCTTTTGCTAGTAGGCAGCCTATTCGGTTTTAGTGCGGCTTTGGGTTTGTTACGGATGCCGGATTTCTACACTCGCATGAGCACTTCGGGCAAAGCCGCCACCCTGTGCTGCGGATTGTTACTGGGGGGCGTTGCCGCAATGTTCCACGATACCCAGGTAACCGCACGCGCAGTGGCGGCGCTGCTATTTTTGCTCTTCACTGTGCCCATCGGGGTGCATATGATTGCGCGAGCAGCCTATCGGGTAGGCACCCCTATGTGGCGAGGCAGGACCGCCAGTCCCCGCTTCAAAAACCCGAAGAGGGACTTAAAGTAG
- a CDS encoding 5-(carboxyamino)imidazole ribonucleotide synthase, whose product MSEVTRHIAIVGCGQLAQMMAQEGKPLGITFSFLAEKDEDAGCVEGLGTIVRLDEAGSDEDLFQALGCPEVITAEREQVDVALLRALQRFCPVYPDPHVFEKAQHRLREKRALTESGLPVASFMPAQGRDELLNALDKLGYPAFIKSCENGYDGKNQWRVKDATELQEAIEEAKDLPCVVEASVDFSCEVSLIGARSASGEVKTYPLTENLHRQGTLLLSKAPYQDEQLLASARAYLQKLMDDWDYVGVLSVECFVTSEGLLVNEIAPRVHNSGHWTLVGAGTSQFANHLRAILDMPLGDTDCPRPAAMVNMLGVDRAPTGKNEGVWLYGKTLRPGRKMGHVILVDDSSEELAQRCEAMIADLYQQ is encoded by the coding sequence GTGAGTGAAGTAACCAGACATATCGCTATTGTCGGCTGCGGGCAGCTGGCGCAGATGATGGCACAAGAGGGTAAGCCCCTCGGTATAACATTTAGTTTCCTGGCGGAGAAGGACGAGGACGCGGGTTGCGTTGAAGGTCTCGGCACAATAGTCAGGCTGGATGAGGCGGGCAGTGACGAGGATTTATTTCAGGCACTTGGTTGCCCTGAGGTGATTACCGCCGAGCGTGAGCAGGTGGATGTAGCGCTGTTGAGAGCGTTGCAACGCTTCTGTCCCGTTTACCCAGATCCCCATGTTTTTGAGAAAGCCCAACACCGTTTAAGGGAGAAGCGGGCTCTTACTGAGAGTGGTCTTCCGGTTGCGTCTTTTATGCCGGCGCAGGGGCGTGATGAATTACTGAATGCCTTGGATAAGCTCGGTTATCCAGCGTTTATCAAGAGCTGTGAAAATGGCTATGACGGTAAGAACCAGTGGCGGGTGAAAGATGCGACAGAGCTACAGGAAGCCATAGAAGAGGCCAAAGATTTGCCCTGCGTGGTGGAAGCCTCGGTAGATTTTTCCTGTGAGGTTTCCCTGATCGGTGCCCGCTCTGCTTCAGGGGAAGTAAAGACTTACCCTCTGACTGAGAACCTGCATCGCCAAGGTACGCTGTTACTCTCCAAGGCGCCTTATCAGGATGAGCAATTATTGGCCAGTGCCCGTGCCTATTTGCAAAAGTTGATGGATGACTGGGACTATGTGGGCGTACTTTCAGTGGAGTGCTTTGTCACCAGTGAAGGTTTGCTAGTGAATGAAATTGCGCCACGGGTCCACAACAGTGGTCACTGGACTTTAGTGGGTGCGGGCACCAGCCAATTTGCCAATCATTTGCGAGCGATATTGGATATGCCACTGGGTGACACCGATTGCCCGCGACCCGCTGCCATGGTCAATATGCTTGGTGTGGATCGAGCGCCAACAGGCAAGAATGAGGGAGTTTGGCTCTATGGCAAGACGCTCCGTCCCGGGCGTAAGATGGGCCATGTGATCCTGGTGGATGACAGTTCAGAAGAGCTGGCTCAGCGCTGTGAGGCGATGATTGCCGATCTCTATCAGCAGTAA
- the purE gene encoding 5-(carboxyamino)imidazole ribonucleotide mutase: MKSLPFEKVTIVMGSRSDWPTMANATKPLNELEVPFATAVVSAHRTPQRLVEFASEAHKNGTQVIIAGAGGSAHLPGMIAAMSPLPVIAVPVESRFMTGMDSLLSIVQMPKGIAVATQAVGASGAYNAGLMAAQMLSLGDAELQERLIAWRERQTDQVPLTVE; this comes from the coding sequence GTGAAATCACTGCCCTTTGAAAAAGTCACCATCGTTATGGGGTCGCGATCGGATTGGCCCACCATGGCCAATGCCACCAAACCCTTGAACGAGCTGGAGGTTCCTTTTGCCACTGCGGTTGTGTCCGCTCACAGAACCCCCCAGCGTCTGGTGGAGTTCGCCAGTGAAGCCCACAAAAACGGCACCCAGGTGATTATCGCCGGAGCTGGTGGCTCTGCCCACCTGCCGGGAATGATTGCCGCTATGAGCCCGCTGCCAGTGATTGCTGTGCCTGTTGAAAGCCGTTTTATGACCGGAATGGATAGCCTTCTTTCCATCGTGCAGATGCCCAAAGGTATCGCCGTGGCTACCCAGGCGGTAGGTGCCTCTGGGGCTTATAACGCGGGCCTGATGGCGGCACAGATGCTCTCCCTGGGCGATGCTGAACTACAGGAGCGACTGATCGCTTGGCGCGAGCGTCAAACTGACCAGGTTCCGCTAACGGTGGAGTGA
- a CDS encoding sodium-dependent bicarbonate transport family permease, whose protein sequence is MQLDVVVGFFILGALAQLVRSDLRLPTGLYQSCVIFLLLAIGLKGGAALSTYSASTLIPQSLAILAFGALLPLLAFPLLYWIGKWSRLDAAATAAHYGSVSVATYAVAVALLEAKGIDYEAYFPLFVALLEVPAIVVGILLARKSMQNSNKGRLAHELTCNQGVLLLLGGIAIGAWAGERTATVMPFFGQLFHGVLALFLLEMGRVAAARLADVRGQGAFLLSFGIFMPLLGGAAGGALGALLGLSAGGIFLLAVLGSSASYIAVPAAMSVALPQANASVSITLSLAITFPFNVLVAIPVYLAFVQHWS, encoded by the coding sequence ATGCAGCTGGATGTTGTAGTTGGTTTCTTCATCCTTGGGGCTCTGGCGCAGCTGGTACGTAGTGATTTACGCCTGCCCACCGGTCTCTACCAAAGCTGTGTGATCTTTCTGCTGCTGGCTATAGGGCTCAAGGGTGGGGCGGCCCTCAGTACTTATTCCGCTTCCACCCTGATTCCTCAATCTCTCGCAATTTTGGCCTTTGGTGCACTGCTTCCTTTGTTGGCCTTCCCGCTTCTCTATTGGATAGGCAAATGGAGTCGGCTGGATGCAGCGGCTACTGCAGCCCACTACGGGTCGGTCAGTGTGGCAACCTATGCCGTGGCGGTGGCCCTGTTGGAGGCGAAGGGTATCGATTACGAAGCCTATTTCCCCTTATTCGTTGCCCTGCTAGAAGTTCCGGCTATCGTGGTGGGAATTCTTCTAGCACGGAAATCGATGCAGAACAGCAACAAGGGGCGCCTGGCTCATGAACTGACTTGCAATCAGGGGGTTCTTCTCCTGCTTGGCGGGATCGCCATCGGCGCCTGGGCCGGTGAGCGTACTGCAACAGTAATGCCTTTCTTTGGTCAGTTATTTCACGGTGTATTGGCTCTTTTTCTGCTGGAAATGGGCAGAGTCGCGGCGGCGCGACTGGCAGATGTGCGTGGGCAGGGTGCGTTCTTGCTGAGTTTTGGTATATTTATGCCCCTGCTAGGCGGTGCGGCCGGGGGTGCCCTGGGAGCATTACTGGGGTTGTCGGCGGGAGGAATTTTCCTGCTGGCAGTACTCGGTAGCAGCGCCTCCTATATCGCGGTACCCGCAGCTATGTCTGTGGCTCTGCCGCAGGCCAATGCCAGCGTGTCCATCACACTGTCCCTGGCGATTACGTTCCCTTTCAATGTCCTGGTGGCGATTCCCGTCTACCTGGCGTTTGTTCAACATTGGAGTTAG
- a CDS encoding LysR family transcriptional regulator produces MLSSRAHSRIGTVRQLEVLLTVYEHRSISGAAKALHLTQPSVSMQLAKLSGAVGLPLYYAVGKQLQFTEAGQTLVDSAREILKSYEYLELKLARLRGLETGRLQLAVVTTAKYFIPHLIGEFYEQHPKLDILFRVGNRQQIIDYTSEDEDDFYVFSHPPKNPDLELVEFLPNRLLAIAPEKHPLAGRKKIPLEEFASGPFLRREEGSGTRHAIERFLQERHIDLNIRMTIESNEAIKHAVMSGLGVSILSEHTLAFGGHSGLSILEVESLPIITHWYLARRKSRPLSPAAAEFLEYARNLETVPVESGIAWPLSPNQ; encoded by the coding sequence ATGTTATCCAGCAGAGCTCACTCCCGCATCGGCACTGTCAGGCAGTTGGAGGTTTTACTTACAGTATATGAACACCGCAGTATCAGTGGCGCCGCAAAAGCGCTGCACCTGACTCAGCCCAGTGTATCCATGCAGTTGGCCAAGTTGTCTGGTGCCGTAGGCTTGCCCCTCTACTACGCCGTAGGCAAGCAATTGCAATTCACTGAAGCCGGACAGACTCTGGTGGACAGTGCCCGAGAAATCCTCAAGAGCTATGAATATCTGGAATTAAAGCTAGCCAGACTGCGCGGTCTAGAAACAGGGCGTTTACAACTGGCAGTCGTCACTACCGCCAAATATTTTATTCCCCACCTGATTGGCGAATTTTACGAGCAGCATCCAAAGTTGGATATTCTCTTTCGCGTGGGTAATCGTCAGCAGATCATCGACTACACCAGTGAGGATGAGGATGATTTTTATGTGTTCAGCCATCCTCCCAAAAACCCTGATCTGGAATTGGTGGAATTCCTGCCCAATCGACTGTTGGCCATAGCACCGGAGAAGCACCCGTTAGCAGGTAGAAAAAAGATTCCCCTTGAAGAGTTTGCCAGCGGTCCCTTCCTGCGGCGAGAGGAGGGCTCTGGAACCCGTCACGCCATTGAGCGTTTCCTACAGGAGAGACATATCGACCTCAATATTCGCATGACCATCGAAAGTAATGAAGCGATAAAGCACGCTGTAATGTCAGGGCTCGGGGTATCTATTCTCTCCGAACATACTCTCGCATTTGGCGGCCATTCCGGCCTGTCAATTTTAGAAGTGGAATCACTGCCAATTATTACCCACTGGTATCTGGCCAGGCGAAAGTCCCGTCCATTATCTCCTGCCGCCGCAGAATTCCTTGAGTATGCCCGCAACCTTGAGACGGTACCGGTAGAAAGCGGTATCGCTTGGCCTCTATCTCCCAATCAATAA
- a CDS encoding OmpW/AlkL family protein, whose translation MKIQGIIFRLFILLLATSTISVKAQEDWRNIDWGEFIVRFGLSYVAPNDAGTSLKYRVLQQWDLYNSTWEIDTAQTWQISGVWRPSDRLGFELMHINSAAYDVTLDNFTGNPGSSQIQLGDFKVSTTLAFANWYFLDPSYFFRPYLGAGINYTDYHTVSISRQFDEYLMDSGMSVAPGALNMGHSWDWALQGGIDFNLDFRQFRYPLLINLAALYYLSDTDPTVNFPTELGSDRLYAHFDYNPWIINVGIGTKF comes from the coding sequence ATGAAAATCCAGGGAATAATTTTCAGACTCTTTATATTACTTTTAGCCACAAGCACAATCAGTGTTAAAGCTCAGGAAGATTGGCGCAACATTGACTGGGGTGAATTTATAGTTCGCTTCGGGCTCAGCTATGTTGCTCCCAATGATGCCGGAACTTCACTGAAATACCGGGTATTACAACAATGGGACTTATATAATTCGACCTGGGAAATAGACACAGCACAAACTTGGCAAATTTCCGGAGTATGGCGCCCTTCAGACCGATTGGGGTTCGAGCTGATGCACATTAACAGTGCTGCCTATGATGTGACTCTCGACAATTTTACTGGCAACCCAGGCAGCAGCCAAATTCAACTGGGGGATTTTAAGGTATCGACCACTCTCGCCTTTGCTAACTGGTATTTTCTCGATCCATCCTATTTTTTTCGACCCTATCTAGGCGCCGGTATTAACTATACCGATTACCATACGGTTTCTATCAGCCGCCAATTTGATGAATATTTGATGGACTCAGGTATGTCAGTGGCGCCAGGGGCTCTTAATATGGGACATTCCTGGGATTGGGCTCTTCAAGGGGGAATCGACTTCAACCTAGATTTCCGTCAATTTCGTTATCCTCTGTTAATTAATCTGGCGGCTCTTTACTACTTATCAGATACCGACCCCACAGTTAACTTCCCCACAGAGTTAGGTTCAGACCGCCTCTACGCACACTTCGATTACAACCCATGGATCATCAATGTTGGCATTGGCACCAAGTTCTGA
- a CDS encoding autotransporter outer membrane beta-barrel domain-containing protein — protein MKLSADTPMENYKSNFFVRQWINALLFSPALTLAIIFPLEAIAQCTPSNTGTSGADQIICDEDNDAEEADVDALGGNDTLDLNGGTINSVFGGDGDDAIHVKGAIVKDSVFGGNGNDLIVLDNRSSDIGNYLSGGGIYGGAGDDNIQILDGLTFHVWGGEGNDQITLDGGFIFNYLDAGGGDDYIHWDEGISNEIRGGSGSDTLVIDSYSFEGDAILNGGDDLSAEDGDIDTLIFKLDYRVDGNKLTNWERVVVWGSSKIILTGSLNVGGGQDAENNPLGLHIKWGGQTFIDAKEYRITGNVANDGTIDLANKEFNTLIIQKDSDNNYGHYSGENGRLWLDVALNDSSAGSDQLIIRGDTSGSTYVTVYNRNGTGARTQDDGIKLISIEGDSTEHAFILNGDYTTKDEQPATIGGAYAYTLHHSDETGNEDGSWYLRSTISNSSRLPKGGMIRWQPAAVMYETLPQVLRSLNIPSTLRSRVGNRYWVGSSYRDVYNTDYTSSLETAIDRKGLWLRNGARYITTTPKESTTWASWDQTYYQFQFGIDFPLNLLILDTTPIVSLALHYGDSRNTVESFFGDGNIDAKTYGVSSYLTWYGYQGLYLDTQFKLSWFDFDFDAEDLRALRNSSEGYGYGFSVEGGWSFKLYDYYSITPHAQLIYTSEEAEDFEDTYAVKVGDINNNGFLLRLGTTFEKRKSQRKSSRNMYGSLPLERFGYYVTPGVTLNLNQETDLVVSGARLYQKPDFWYADLRMGASYEECGDHCSIYTELFFSSGLESIGDSFVGGLELGFRYKW, from the coding sequence ATGAAACTTAGTGCAGATACCCCAATGGAAAACTATAAATCAAACTTTTTCGTCCGCCAGTGGATTAATGCTTTACTTTTTTCTCCCGCATTGACACTAGCGATTATTTTCCCCTTGGAAGCCATTGCGCAGTGTACTCCGAGTAATACGGGTACTAGTGGCGCAGATCAAATAATCTGTGACGAAGATAATGATGCAGAAGAGGCCGATGTCGATGCACTAGGCGGCAATGACACCTTGGATTTAAATGGCGGCACTATCAATAGTGTCTTCGGTGGCGATGGCGACGATGCCATTCATGTGAAAGGGGCAATAGTTAAAGATTCTGTCTTTGGCGGAAATGGAAACGATCTAATCGTACTGGATAATCGCAGTAGCGACATTGGTAACTACCTCAGTGGCGGGGGTATTTATGGCGGAGCGGGTGACGATAATATCCAAATTTTAGACGGACTCACCTTTCATGTTTGGGGTGGTGAAGGTAACGACCAAATCACTCTGGATGGAGGTTTCATTTTTAATTACCTGGATGCCGGCGGGGGAGATGATTACATCCACTGGGATGAGGGAATAAGCAATGAGATACGCGGTGGCTCTGGGTCAGATACCTTAGTCATTGACTCCTATTCTTTCGAGGGTGATGCAATTTTAAATGGTGGTGATGATCTCAGTGCAGAAGATGGGGATATCGACACACTGATTTTCAAGCTAGACTATCGTGTGGATGGCAACAAACTAACCAACTGGGAACGTGTTGTTGTTTGGGGTAGTTCAAAAATTATTTTAACGGGCAGTTTAAATGTTGGCGGCGGCCAAGACGCTGAAAACAATCCATTAGGGTTACACATCAAATGGGGCGGCCAAACTTTTATAGATGCCAAAGAGTATAGAATTACCGGCAACGTTGCTAACGACGGCACTATCGATCTTGCGAATAAAGAATTCAACACTCTAATCATTCAAAAAGATAGTGATAATAATTATGGACACTATAGCGGCGAAAACGGACGCCTGTGGTTAGATGTAGCACTCAATGACAGTTCTGCCGGCAGTGACCAGTTAATCATCAGAGGGGATACCAGCGGATCAACTTATGTAACCGTTTATAATCGCAACGGCACTGGCGCACGCACCCAAGACGATGGAATAAAACTAATTTCTATCGAGGGTGACTCTACTGAACATGCTTTTATTTTAAACGGCGACTACACTACCAAGGATGAGCAACCAGCAACTATTGGTGGAGCATACGCCTATACCCTGCACCACAGTGACGAAACTGGAAATGAGGATGGTAGTTGGTATCTACGTTCTACGATAAGTAATTCAAGTCGCCTTCCCAAAGGCGGTATGATTCGCTGGCAGCCCGCTGCGGTAATGTATGAAACCCTTCCGCAAGTGCTGCGCTCTTTAAATATCCCCTCCACATTGCGGAGTCGTGTAGGCAATCGTTATTGGGTTGGTAGCAGTTATCGGGACGTCTATAATACCGATTACACCAGTTCATTGGAAACCGCTATTGATCGCAAGGGACTATGGCTACGTAATGGCGCACGCTATATAACTACAACTCCCAAAGAGTCCACCACCTGGGCAAGTTGGGATCAAACTTATTATCAATTTCAGTTTGGTATCGACTTTCCTCTCAACCTATTAATTCTTGACACCACACCTATTGTTAGTTTGGCTTTGCACTATGGCGATTCAAGAAATACAGTAGAATCTTTTTTTGGTGATGGCAATATAGATGCCAAAACATATGGCGTCAGTAGCTATTTAACCTGGTATGGCTACCAAGGCCTGTACCTGGATACTCAGTTTAAGCTAAGTTGGTTTGACTTTGACTTCGACGCAGAAGACCTGCGTGCTCTCCGCAATAGCAGTGAGGGCTATGGTTATGGCTTTTCTGTAGAAGGAGGGTGGAGCTTCAAGCTCTATGATTATTATTCTATTACCCCCCATGCACAACTTATTTATACTTCTGAGGAAGCGGAGGATTTCGAAGATACCTACGCCGTAAAAGTAGGAGATATTAATAATAATGGGTTTTTATTGCGCCTAGGCACCACTTTTGAAAAGCGCAAAAGCCAGCGTAAATCAAGTAGAAATATGTACGGCTCCCTACCTCTAGAGCGCTTTGGTTATTATGTAACTCCTGGAGTCACTCTGAATCTCAACCAGGAAACTGACTTGGTCGTTTCTGGAGCCCGCCTCTACCAAAAACCAGACTTTTGGTATGCAGACTTAAGAATGGGGGCTAGTTATGAGGAATGTGGGGACCACTGTTCCATCTATACCGAATTATTTTTCAGCAGCGGCCTGGAGAGTATTGGGGACAGTTTTGTAGGAGGGCTAGAGCTTGGGTTTCGTTATAAATGGTAG
- a CDS encoding glycosyltransferase, whose amino-acid sequence MFQYFLKKRLKKHDLNNNLKLEALVRCQLLGLHASSNTDPGVGNAKRHNIVISLTSFDKRIHDLYLCIESLFQQSLKADAIVLWLSTKNFPNKTLPETLKKQQQRGLQIFFVEEDLGPYKKYAYAFERFPDSLIVTVDDDVLYPPDMIDLLYQAYEKDPSKIYCHRAHRMRLDKKGALLPYGSWESSIRDTEASHLVFPTGMGGVMYPPNSLHKDAFDPEKFMTLCPNADDIWLKAMSIKSGTLAARISDTRSWRHRFLMIQGSQEYALMKENHKNRQGNDCKIKKVFSEYDIYDLLK is encoded by the coding sequence ATGTTCCAATATTTTTTAAAGAAGCGCTTAAAAAAGCACGACCTAAACAATAATTTGAAGTTGGAAGCACTTGTTCGCTGCCAGTTGCTTGGTCTACACGCTTCAAGCAACACAGATCCGGGAGTGGGAAATGCTAAGAGACATAATATTGTTATATCTCTAACGTCCTTCGATAAGCGAATCCACGATTTATATTTGTGTATTGAAAGCCTCTTCCAGCAATCCCTTAAGGCTGATGCAATTGTTCTTTGGTTGTCTACCAAGAACTTTCCAAATAAGACTTTGCCCGAGACCCTTAAAAAGCAACAGCAAAGAGGGCTGCAAATATTTTTTGTTGAGGAAGATCTGGGACCCTATAAAAAATATGCTTATGCTTTTGAAAGATTTCCTGACAGCCTGATTGTTACTGTTGACGATGATGTTCTTTATCCGCCGGATATGATTGATTTACTTTATCAGGCATATGAAAAAGATCCATCCAAGATTTATTGCCACAGGGCTCATCGAATGCGTCTAGATAAAAAAGGAGCACTACTGCCTTATGGAAGTTGGGAAAGTAGCATAAGGGACACAGAGGCATCTCATTTAGTCTTTCCAACTGGCATGGGAGGAGTTATGTATCCTCCAAACTCCTTGCATAAGGATGCGTTTGACCCCGAAAAATTTATGACCCTGTGCCCAAATGCAGATGATATTTGGTTGAAGGCAATGAGTATTAAAAGCGGGACTTTGGCTGCGCGTATTTCTGATACCCGTAGCTGGAGACATCGCTTCTTAATGATTCAGGGCTCACAAGAATATGCATTAATGAAGGAAAATCATAAGAACCGTCAGGGGAATGATTGCAAAATTAAGAAGGTCTTCTCTGAATATGACATCTATGATTTGCTGAAATAG
- a CDS encoding class II aldolase/adducin family protein: protein MKLETIPSLKGRVSDEEWQLRIDLAAAYRLIAYFGWDDTIFTHLSVRIPGPESHFLINPFGMFFDEITASSLVKIDLQGEKVDESVAMVNPAGFTIHSAIHEARKDAHCVIHTHTTAGVAVSAHAEGLLPISQQSLFPLASIAYHDYEGIAVRKDEKSRLVADLGSANYMILRNHGLLTCASTIPDTFLAMFILQRACEIQVTALAGNPPLTPVPQNIVDKIVSEGDMVTSNQGGLLAWPGFLRRLDRVNPGYNE, encoded by the coding sequence ATGAAACTGGAAACAATACCTTCACTTAAGGGACGTGTTAGCGATGAAGAGTGGCAATTACGTATAGATTTGGCTGCGGCTTACCGATTGATCGCCTATTTTGGGTGGGACGATACTATTTTCACTCATCTCTCTGTACGTATTCCTGGGCCAGAATCACACTTTCTTATTAACCCTTTTGGGATGTTTTTTGACGAAATTACTGCTTCCAGTTTGGTAAAAATCGATTTGCAGGGAGAAAAAGTGGATGAAAGTGTGGCAATGGTGAATCCTGCAGGGTTTACTATTCACAGTGCAATTCATGAAGCGAGGAAAGATGCCCACTGCGTTATACATACCCATACTACTGCCGGGGTAGCTGTATCTGCTCATGCAGAGGGTTTACTGCCAATCTCGCAGCAATCACTATTTCCCCTTGCAAGTATTGCCTACCACGACTATGAGGGAATTGCTGTGCGCAAGGATGAAAAGTCACGCTTGGTGGCTGACCTGGGATCAGCGAACTATATGATCTTGCGCAATCACGGACTGTTAACCTGCGCTTCTACTATTCCTGATACCTTTTTAGCAATGTTTATATTGCAGCGTGCCTGTGAAATTCAGGTCACAGCTCTTGCTGGCAACCCACCACTCACTCCGGTGCCCCAGAATATTGTGGATAAAATAGTGAGTGAAGGAGATATGGTTACCAGTAATCAAGGGGGGCTATTGGCTTGGCCTGGATTTTTAAGGAGGTTGGATAGAGTTAACCCAGGGTATAATGAATAG
- a CDS encoding Crp/Fnr family transcriptional regulator, producing the protein MNKNVSFLDKCPLLAGLPGEGREFLAQQAQCQYFSQGDSIYPSGSHQERLSIIAEGQVRICSSNFAGREATLAILDSGAWFGDTVFCPGTPRVFGASAHTDCAVVDIPGEILRAKMKQHPEAYPIVLEQISLRLWTVMSIIQDDVLRGTEARIARRLLFMAQMHNGGEKSGPTSFRLTKELLANTMGMTRQGVHRVLKNIESKGLIECSYGRISVPDISHLDTYIKLLD; encoded by the coding sequence ATGAATAAAAACGTTAGTTTCCTTGATAAATGCCCACTGCTAGCTGGCCTACCCGGTGAGGGTCGAGAATTCTTAGCCCAACAGGCACAATGCCAGTACTTTTCTCAGGGTGATAGCATCTACCCTTCGGGCTCCCATCAGGAGCGCCTTTCAATTATCGCTGAAGGACAAGTAAGAATATGCTCCAGTAATTTTGCCGGGCGCGAAGCGACCCTTGCGATTTTAGATAGTGGAGCTTGGTTTGGTGATACCGTATTTTGCCCTGGCACTCCGCGAGTATTTGGAGCAAGCGCTCACACTGACTGTGCTGTAGTCGATATTCCGGGTGAAATCTTGAGGGCAAAAATGAAACAACACCCCGAAGCCTACCCAATAGTATTGGAACAAATTAGCCTCAGGCTTTGGACAGTAATGTCCATTATCCAGGACGATGTACTACGTGGTACCGAAGCGCGAATTGCTCGACGTCTGCTTTTTATGGCCCAAATGCACAACGGCGGCGAAAAAAGTGGCCCAACCAGTTTCCGCCTCACCAAAGAACTACTCGCCAACACCATGGGGATGACCCGGCAGGGAGTACACCGGGTATTAAAGAATATTGAATCCAAGGGACTAATAGAGTGCTCTTACGGTCGCATCAGTGTGCCGGATATCTCGCACTTGGATACCTATATAAAGCTGTTGGACTGA